Proteins co-encoded in one Heptranchias perlo isolate sHepPer1 chromosome 9, sHepPer1.hap1, whole genome shotgun sequence genomic window:
- the LOC137325069 gene encoding ankyrin repeat and SOCS box protein 12-like has product MGPVKMSLVDVSKIFSMLQPRNQDDNVEVNQINQAVSRNEDKLLADLLSQERYSQFINSRSGWGVPGTPLRLAASKGHLSCLEVLLSHGAEVDSLDVKAQTPLFTAVSGRHLHCVQALLRAGANPNGSIYNNCSPVLTAAREGDADILKALLEHGAEVNVRSKVPEWASNACACSGPLYLASVYRHYDCFRLLLLYGADPDFNCTEQRLLARIKQPKTVLEMCLRYGCGPQYIQLLIDFGANLYLPSHTPVKNTQQNKAAELLVRATAQPRSLMSLTRMAIRKYLKLISGLHSIDELDIPLILRNYLKHQT; this is encoded by the exons ATGGGCCCGGTGAAGATGAGCCTGGTGGATGTCAGTAAGATCTTCTCAATGCTCCAGCCCAGAAATCAAGATGACAACGTAGAAGTGAACCAAATCAACCAAGCCGTCTCCAGAAATGAGGACAAACTTTTGGCCGACCTTTTGTCCCAGGAGAGGTACTCTCAGTTTATCAATAGTCGAAGTGGCTGGGGTGTCCCGGGTACTCCACTCCGTTTGGCAGCCTCCAAAGGCCACCTGAGCTGTCTGGAGGTCCTCTTGAGCCATGGTGCCGAGGTGGACAGTTTGGACGTGAAAGCTCAAACCCCGTTGTTCACGGCTGTTAGCGGCAGGCACTTGCACTgtgtccaagctctgctcagggcGGGGGCTAACCCAAATGGAAGTATCTACAACAACTGCTCACCTGTACTAACTGCTGCCAGAGAAGGGGATGCGGACATTTTGAAAGCCCTACTGGAGCATGGAGCTGAAGTCAACGTACGATCCAAGGTGCCAGAGTGGGCTTCCAATGCCTGTGCTTGTAGTGGCCCACTCTACCTTGCTTCAGTATACAGGCACTATGACTGCTTTCGGCTGCTCCTCCTGTACGGGGCAGACCCCGACTTCAACTGTACAGAGCAGAGACTCTTGGCCAGAATCAAACAACCAAAGACAGTCCTGGAGATGTGCCTCAGGTATGGCTGTGGGCCTCAGTACATCCAGCTTCTCATAGACTTTGGTGCAAACCTTTACCTACCAAGTCACACCCCGGTAAAAAATACACAACAGAACAAAGCAGCGGAACTTCTAGTCCGAGCCACAG CTCAGCCGAGATCCTTAATGTCATTGACCAGAATGGCCATCCgcaagtacctcaaactaataagtGGCCTGCATTCCATTGATGAACTGGACATACCGCTAATCCTGAGGAACTACTTGAAGCACCAGACTTGA